One genomic region from Candidatus Nitrosopumilus koreensis AR1 encodes:
- a CDS encoding DUF2203 domain-containing protein has product MFSFFTTNEANEALPDVIKKFEYALAKKNEVTKLEQQLQMSLSTTNSFEEYVTLKQQLNSAITKFYEAVEILENTGVVVKSIEQGLLDFPSKRFDDEVWLCWKYGETEIKFWHEKDSGFMGRKPIEVNDESLV; this is encoded by the coding sequence ATGTTCTCGTTTTTTACTACAAATGAAGCAAATGAAGCACTTCCTGATGTGATTAAAAAATTTGAATATGCTTTAGCAAAAAAGAATGAAGTCACAAAACTAGAACAACAATTGCAAATGAGTCTATCTACGACTAATTCTTTTGAAGAGTATGTTACTCTGAAACAACAACTGAACTCTGCAATAACAAAATTCTATGAGGCAGTTGAAATTCTTGAAAACACGGGGGTCGTTGTCAAAAGTATTGAGCAAGGATTACTTGATTTTCCCTCCAAAAGATTTGATGATGAGGTATGGTTGTGTTGGAAATATGGTGAAACTGAAATAAAATTTTGGCATGAAAAAGACTCTGGATTTATGGGCCGAAAACCTATCGAAGTAAATGATGAATCGTTAGTTTAA
- a CDS encoding pyridoxamine 5'-phosphate oxidase family protein, protein MIEFTKKEREFLNLLEEARIATSHNDIPHVKPVSFILNENTIIIATDYETRTYLNLKTNPNASVVIDIYKSGGHKAVLIQGKTEIIEKGEEFKKLYNKFFEKFEWVRRDPWKENEAPFLKIIPKNKISWGLDEK, encoded by the coding sequence TTGATTGAATTTACAAAAAAAGAAAGAGAGTTTCTCAATTTATTAGAAGAAGCAAGAATAGCGACATCGCACAATGACATTCCTCATGTAAAGCCAGTATCTTTCATATTAAATGAAAACACAATCATTATTGCAACAGACTATGAAACAAGAACATATTTGAATCTAAAAACAAATCCAAATGCAAGTGTTGTAATTGACATCTACAAATCAGGAGGACATAAAGCAGTGTTAATTCAAGGCAAAACAGAGATTATAGAAAAAGGTGAAGAATTCAAAAAATTATACAACAAATTTTTTGAAAAATTTGAATGGGTGAGACGTGATCCTTGGAAAGAGAATGAAGCACCATTTCTAAAAATAATTCCAAAAAACAAGATTAGTTGGGGCTTGGACGAAAAATAA
- a CDS encoding peptidylprolyl isomerase, translating to MSNKIKCSHILVSKQSEALEIMERLKNGEKFGKLAKELSTDSSSAKRDGSLGYFTKGMMVKPFEDTAFKLQIGEISEPVKSEFGYHIIKRFG from the coding sequence ATGTCAAACAAAATCAAATGTTCACACATTCTTGTTTCAAAACAAAGTGAAGCATTAGAAATTATGGAGAGATTAAAAAATGGTGAGAAATTTGGAAAGTTGGCAAAAGAATTATCCACTGATTCAAGTAGTGCCAAAAGAGATGGTAGTCTTGGGTATTTTACAAAGGGCATGATGGTAAAACCATTTGAAGATACAGCATTCAAACTACAAATTGGAGAGATTTCTGAGCCAGTAAAATCAGAATTTGGATACCACATAATCAAAAGATTCGGATAA
- a CDS encoding DEAD/DEAH box helicase produces MTEFIERKYVKKDSIEKRAYQVNLANQAISENCIVVLPTGLGKTAIALQVIAEYLSTGTGGVLFLAPTRVLVNQHYEFLKENLTLDDISLITGEDPIQKRTKLWNNSVICATPEITKNDLDRGIVSSDQFNLVIFDEVHRTAGDYAYSGIAERFTNSSARIVGMTATLPSEKDKATEILTKLQIASVAERTEDSPDVKPYTQETNTEWINVELPSELKSIQTLLKLALDQRYDTLRSNGIKLAEQQSLSALLRIRQFVLNQNRRSAKPLFTAIRIHYALNILEAHGVTPFLKFCERAQAKKGAGVKELFEIDPNFTRAIHLAKEAQSRGIEHSKIPKLKSILDSVPGKTLIFTSYRDSVDLIFNKLTELGVSAGILIGKAGETGLKQKKQIETVQKFRDGVFDVLIATRVGEEGLDIAEVNQVIFYDNVPSSVRFIQRRGRTGRKDTGKLVVLIAKNTIDETYYWIGKRKMTASKSMGDKMTKVLEKIKNYLKKQD; encoded by the coding sequence TTGACTGAGTTTATTGAAAGAAAATATGTTAAAAAAGACTCTATTGAAAAACGAGCCTATCAAGTAAATCTTGCAAATCAAGCTATATCTGAGAACTGTATTGTTGTTTTGCCAACTGGTCTTGGAAAGACTGCAATTGCATTACAAGTCATTGCCGAATATCTTTCTACGGGTACTGGGGGGGTTCTCTTTTTAGCTCCTACAAGGGTTCTTGTCAATCAACACTATGAATTCTTAAAAGAAAATCTTACTTTGGATGATATTTCACTAATTACTGGAGAAGACCCGATTCAAAAAAGAACTAAACTGTGGAATAATAGTGTAATTTGTGCAACTCCTGAAATTACAAAAAATGATCTTGATAGAGGTATTGTCTCATCAGATCAATTCAATCTTGTAATTTTTGATGAAGTACATAGAACAGCTGGTGACTATGCATATTCTGGAATTGCTGAGCGTTTTACAAATTCTTCTGCAAGAATTGTTGGAATGACTGCTACCTTGCCAAGTGAAAAAGACAAAGCAACTGAAATTCTTACTAAACTCCAAATTGCTAGTGTTGCTGAAAGAACTGAGGATAGTCCTGATGTCAAACCCTATACTCAAGAAACAAATACTGAATGGATAAATGTTGAACTTCCCTCTGAACTAAAGTCTATTCAAACATTGTTGAAATTGGCACTGGATCAAAGATATGATACATTACGATCTAATGGAATTAAACTAGCTGAGCAACAATCTCTTTCTGCGTTATTAAGAATACGACAATTTGTTTTAAATCAAAACAGACGTTCTGCAAAACCATTATTCACTGCAATCAGAATTCATTATGCACTAAATATTTTGGAGGCGCATGGAGTGACCCCGTTCTTGAAGTTTTGTGAGCGTGCACAAGCAAAAAAAGGAGCAGGCGTCAAAGAACTCTTTGAAATTGATCCAAATTTTACTCGAGCAATACATCTTGCAAAAGAAGCTCAATCAAGAGGAATAGAGCATTCTAAAATCCCTAAACTAAAGAGTATCTTGGATTCTGTTCCAGGAAAAACTCTGATCTTTACCAGCTATCGTGATTCAGTTGATCTAATTTTTAACAAATTAACAGAACTTGGGGTTTCTGCTGGAATATTAATTGGGAAAGCAGGGGAGACAGGTTTAAAACAAAAAAAGCAAATTGAAACTGTACAAAAATTTCGAGATGGGGTATTTGATGTTTTAATTGCAACGCGTGTTGGCGAAGAAGGATTGGATATTGCTGAAGTAAATCAGGTTATCTTTTATGATAATGTGCCCAGTTCTGTTAGATTTATTCAAAGAAGGGGACGAACTGGGAGAAAAGACACTGGAAAACTAGTAGTGTTAATTGCAAAAAATACTATTGATGAAACATATTATTGGATTGGAAAACGAAAAATGACTGCATCGAAATCTATGGGAGATAAGATGACCAAAGTATTAGAAAAAATCAAGAACTACCTAAAAAAACAGGATTAG